The proteins below come from a single Mercenaria mercenaria strain notata chromosome 3, MADL_Memer_1, whole genome shotgun sequence genomic window:
- the LOC123564647 gene encoding N-glycosidase Npun_R5314-like, translating to MMQCQEKDRAMCIMKTTSPYEMERLGKMKSENFNAKQWDQQSTEVLFKANWLKFTQNENLRNLLLATGSKILVEASPRDSIWGIGMDMWNSNAVHPNKWNGRNRFGSILMDIRSWLRQTQSF from the coding sequence ATGATGCAATGTCAAGAAAAGGATCGTGCTATGTGTATCATGAAGACGACAAGTCCTTACGAGATGGAACGTTTGGGAAAAATGAAATCAGAGAACTTTAATGCAAAACAATGGGATCAACAATCTACAGAAGTGCTTTTCAAAGCAAATTGGCTGAAGTTCACACAGAATGAAAATCTAAGAAATCTTCTTCTAGCCACGGGGTCTAAAATCCTAGTAGAGGCCAGCCCACGAGATAGTATTTGGGGTATCGGAATGGATATGTGGAATTCAAATGCAGTCCATCCTAACAAGTGGAACGGAAGAAATAGATTTGGATCCATCCTAATGGATATAAGGAGTTGGCTCCGACAGACTCAGTCATTCTGA
- the LOC128555924 gene encoding uncharacterized protein LOC128555924, which produces MNRYAIATDIEKAFLNIGLDEKDRDVTRFLWLSDPSNPDSDLTTYRFRAVLFGATSSPFILSATILKHLELNSDKKASEYLRQDLYVDNVISSFQQEDELLQFYSESRELMSSADFNLRSWSSNSNKLRVQAIKDSVLDLDRCPKVLGMRWDTESDVLLYPAKNIPTTQIITKREILQHTSRLYDPLGLLSPVTIRAKLLLQELWQQKFEWDMPLPHDIQEKWRSLITDLNSVTTTTFPRYYFENTAHTSNYTCIHIFCDASLLSYGATAYVCRDNQSTLMMAKTRVAPLKKLTLPRLELMAAVIGSRLCKHLKQNTSILQIHLWSDSQIVLYWLQTSKTLQRFVRNRVTEIHELTENRKWRYCPTKDNPADLLTRGISTSHFKISNLWFHGPKWLTTPDSWPIWQEKDTYATMATITEPVPTSKSEDTALPVNNSSFVDMSRFSSLAKLLRVTAYVLRFIDNCRGGRSTRSQQTLTTEELHRAEKVCIRSCQMSKYQAEVKDIQTKRYKLPLSRQLKLFLNNGILKCRGRIHNAPLRRMTKYPYLLPAKHPFTNLVIKDVHSRLLHTGVSSTITFLRQKYWIPSIRQNVKVILRKCTCCKKIVGKPYSAPDPPPLPKSRVSDVKPFTYTGVDFTGALLVRDNNRNDVKAYLCLFTCATTRAVHLELVPDLSAESFLQAFRRFCSRKSVPHVMMSDNANTFLSASRQLQDLVQSITVREELNDRGIEWKMIPKRAPWFGGMWERLIGLTKTTIRKVLGRSYVTYQTLQTVITEIEAMINDRPLTYVTSGALDEPEVLTPSHLLYGRRITKLPYEEDVPTNPVPSDRPSVIKRATLQRTMINHFRDRWRHEYLTALRERHQTTGRNDQTISVGDVVLVHDDVPRLLWKLAVVEELVPGKDGLIRSAKIRTQNGLTNRAIVKLYPLEMY; this is translated from the coding sequence ATGAATAGATACGCCATAGCAACAGACATAGAGAAGGCTTTTCTTAATATTGGTCTAGACGAGAAGGATCGAGATGTCACGCGATTTCTATGGCTCAGCGACCCTAGCAACCCAGACAGCGACTTGACAACATACAGATTCCGTGCAGTCCTTTTCGGAGCTACGTCATCACCTTTCATTCTGAGCGCAACAATATTGAAGCACCTTGAACTCAACAGCGACAAGAAGGCGAGTGAGTACTTACGACAAGATCTATACGTTGACAACGTTATTTCAAGCTTCCAACAGGAAGATGAGCTTCTACAGTTCTACAGCGAGTCACGTGAGCTAATGTCGTCTGCAGATTTCAACCTGAGGTCCTGGAGTTCTAACAGTAACAAGCTCCGTGTGCAAGCAATCAAAGATTCAGTCTTAGATTTAGATCGATGTCCTAAGGTACTCGGCATGAGATGGGACACAGAGAGTGACGTTTTACTGTATCCAGCGAAGAACATCCCAACTACCCAAATTATTACCAAGAGAGAAATATTGCAGCATACGTCCCGACTCTACGATCCCTTAGGTCTACTTAGTCCAGTTACTATCAGAGCGAAGCTACTTCTCCAAGAATTATGGCAACAGAAGTTTGAATGGGACATGCCCTTACCGCACGACATACAAGAAAAATGGCGTAGTTTAATTACAGACTTGAATTCAGTGACAACCACTACGTTTCCTAGATACTACTTTGAGAATACAGCGCATACATCCAACTACACCTGTATTCACATATTCTGCGACGCTAGTTTGTTATCTTATGGTGCTACGGCATACGTCTGCAGAGACAACCAGTCTACATTGATGATGGCTAAGACGCGTGTTGCTCCGTTGAAAAAGTTAACGTTACCGAGGTTAGAGCTGATGGCTGCAGTGATTGGTTCCAGACTCTGTAAGCACCTGAAGCAGAACACCAGCATACTACAGATACACCTTTGGTCAGACAGTCAGATTGTGTTGTACTGGCTCCAGACGTCCAAGACACTCCAGCGATTCGTTAGGAACCGTGTGACTGAAATCCACGAGCTGACCGAAAACCGAAAATGGAGGTATTGCCCGACGAAGGACAATCCCGCAGATTTACTCACCAGAGGAATTTCGACATCGCACTTCAAAATTAGTAATCTATGGTTCCACGGACCTAAATGGCTCACTACACCTGACAGTTGGCCAATTTGGCAAGAAAAAGATACTTATGCTACTATGGCAACGATTACAGAACCAGTACCTACTAGCAAATCGGAAGATACAGCTTTACCAGTAAACAACAGCAGTTTTGTCGACATGTCAAGATTCAGCTCGTTGGCAAAGTTACTCAGAGTTACAGCTTATGTACTGCGTTTCATAGATAACTGTCGAGGCGGGAGGTCCACTCGAAGTCAACAAACTTTAACTACAGAGGAACTTCACAGGGCAGAGAAGGTGTGCATACGAAGCTGCCAGATGTCTAAATATCAAGCAGAAGTGAAAGATATACAGACCAAGAGATACAAACTCCCACTATCTAGACAACTTAAATTATTTCTCAACAATGGAATTTTGAAGTGCCGTGGACGTATCCACAATGCACCACTAAGACGAATGACCAAGTACCCGTACCTGTTACCAGCTAAACATCCATTCACCAACTTGGTTATCAAGGACGTACACTCAAGATTACTACATACCGGCGTTAGTTCAACTATCACGTTCTTAAGACAGAAGTACTGGATTCCGTCTATCCGTCAAAATGTGAAGGTCATACTACGTAAATGTACCTGTTGTAAGAAGATTGTTGGTAAACCATACTCAGCACCTGATCCACCTCCACTACCAAAGAGCAGAGTTTCTGACGTCAAACCGTTTACCTACACAGGAGTAGATTTCACTGGGGCATTACTGGTTCGAGATAACAACAGAAACGACGTTAAGGCATACCTATGCTTGTTTACGTGCGCTACTACGAGAGCAGTTCATCTAGAACTAGTTCCAGATCTATCAGCAGAGTCATTCCTACAAGCATTCCGACGTTTTTGTAGCAGAAAATCTGTTCCTCACGTTATGATGTCAGACAACGCCAACACCTTCTTATCAGCATCCAGACAGTTACAGGATTTGGTCCAGTCTATCACAGTTAGAGAAGAACTCAACGACAGAGGAATTGAGTGGAAGATGATACCAAAACGCGCACCTTGGTTCGGTGGAATGTGGGAACGTCTAATAGGTCTGACGAAAACAACGATAAGGAAAGTGTTAGGACGGTCCTATGTCACCTACCAAACGTTACAAACTGTGATTACGGAAATTGAGGCGATGATTAACGATAGGCCGTTGACGTATGTCACTTCCGGCGCATTAGATGAACCGGAAGTACTTACACCATCACACTTACTTTACGGCAGACGAATCACCAAACTACCATACGAAGAAGATGTCCCTACAAACCCTGTACCGAGTGACCGCCCGTCAGTTATCAAACGGGCTACGCTACAAAGGACGATGATCAACCACTTCCGGGATAGATGGCGTCACGAATACTTAACCGCTTTAAGAGAACGTCATCAGACGACAGGCAGAAATGACCAGACGATATCTGTTGGAGACGTTGTGCTGGTCCATGACGATGTTCCCCGTTTGCTTTGGAAACTTGCTGTGGTTGAAGAACTAGTTCCAGGAAAAGATGGACTTATTCGAAGTGCTAAAATTCGAACTCAAAATGGACTTACAAATCGCGCAATTGTGAAATTGTATCCTCTAGAAAtgtattaa